A genomic region of Phycisphaerae bacterium contains the following coding sequences:
- a CDS encoding TetR/AcrR family transcriptional regulator: MDAAAIEDITERADLGKGTFYRHFRDKYDLMLSLVENAVDHLLEHVNQVEQQPEDLEEALEHLLVAHSTFFGDNSEEFILLFQGRVLLKLQRESAEELEQPYVRYLEAIENYLSPYVSKRIDPVKVRRLACAVAGFVFGFLSFAMIGLTSEEIETSFKPLRRAFVAGLSTFLGR, translated from the coding sequence GTGGACGCCGCCGCGATCGAGGACATCACCGAACGCGCGGATTTGGGCAAAGGGACCTTTTATCGCCATTTTCGCGACAAGTACGACCTGATGCTCTCGCTGGTCGAGAACGCGGTGGATCATCTGCTGGAGCATGTGAACCAGGTGGAGCAGCAGCCGGAGGATCTGGAAGAGGCGCTGGAGCATTTACTGGTTGCACACTCGACTTTTTTCGGCGACAATAGTGAGGAGTTTATCCTCCTGTTCCAGGGGCGGGTCCTTTTAAAGCTGCAGAGGGAATCGGCGGAGGAACTGGAACAACCCTACGTCCGCTACCTCGAAGCGATTGAAAATTATCTGTCACCCTACGTCTCGAAGCGCATCGATCCTGTGAAGGTCAGGCGGCTGGCTTGTGCCGTGGCAGGATTCGTGTTCGGGTTTTTGTCATTTGCCATGATCGGATTGACCTCCGAGGAAATCGAAACCAGCTTCAAGCCGCTGCGTCGGGCGTTTGTGGCGGGGCTTTCCACGTTTCTGGGGCGATAA